A genome region from Hevea brasiliensis isolate MT/VB/25A 57/8 chromosome 7, ASM3005281v1, whole genome shotgun sequence includes the following:
- the LOC110650657 gene encoding LOW QUALITY PROTEIN: zinc finger CCCH domain-containing protein 18 (The sequence of the model RefSeq protein was modified relative to this genomic sequence to represent the inferred CDS: deleted 1 base in 1 codon) yields the protein MDFTESTKVVYNRIQKLEPENVSKIIGYLLLQDHGEREMIRLAFSPDNLIYSLINKAKSDLGLNKPAVSVPISPSQVNSGPTSDIPPQFTPFSPASSHPVSSPVGLHRAESSYWDAQVTGEQQQVHNLEFGTPGFSESVVEDYRLQNQMQYLTLDDQLEFANSMNSDFSSNYFYPEPALGPRTNRRSPSLPDFPVKVCHYFNKGFCKHGNNCRYFHGNPMPESFSQIFSPKSNEISNEEHVISSGSLEKLEMELTELLLSRRGMPVSIASLPMMYYEKYGKTLQAEGYLTESQRHGKTGYSLTKLLARLKNSIRVIDRPHGQHSVILAEDVPKYLEYAGERNDPGGIVTGSRQIYLTFPAESTFTEQDVSNYFSKFGPVQDVRIPCQQKRMFGFVTFVFVETVKQILAKGILILYAGLVFW from the exons ATGGATTTTACAGAATCCACAAAGGTTGTATACAACAGAATTCAGAAGCTAGAGCCTGAAAATGTGTCGAAGATCATTGGGTATCTTCTGTTACAAGACCATGGCGAGCGAGAAATGATCCGGCTAGCATTTAGCCCGGATAATTTGATTTATTCATTGATTAACAAAGCCAAGTCTGACCTTGGGCTAAACAAACCAGCAGTTTCTGTTCCAATCTCACCATCTCAGGTGAATTCAGGACCTACTTCTGACATCCCTCCACAATTCACTCCCTTTTCGCCGGCTTCTTCCCATCCAGTTTCGTCTCCAGTAGGTTTACATAGGGCTGAAAGTTCTTACTGGGATGCTCAGGTGACTGGTGAGCAGCAACAGGTGCATAACTTGGAGTTTGGTACGCCAGGGTTCTCAGAGTCGGTTGTTGAAGATTATCGGCTTCAGAACCAAATGCAGTACTTGACTTTGGATGATCAATTAGAGTTTGCTAATTCTATGAATTCTGATTTTTCTAGCAATTACTTTTATCCAGAACCTGCACTGGGTCCTAGGACTAATAGAAGGTCTCCAAGTTTGCCTGACTTTCCTGTTAAGGTTTGTCATTATTTCAACAAGGGGTTTTGTAAACATGGAAACAACTGTAGGTATTTCCATGGCAATCCCATGCCAGAAAGCTTTTCACAGATTTTCAGCCCGAAATCGAATGAGATTTCAAACGAAGAACATGTTATCTCATCTGGGTCTCTTGAAAAGCTTGAGATGGAGCTTACTGAGCTTCTATTATCAAGACGAGGGATGCCTGTTTCCATTGCCTCTTTGCCAATGATGTACTATGAGAAATATGGGAAGACCCTCCAGGCAGAAGGTTATCTTACAGAAAGCCAGAGACATGGTAAGACTGGTTATAGTCTGACAAAGCTTTTAGCTCGATTGAAGAACAGCATTCGCGTCATTGACAG ACCTCACGGGCAGCATTCAGTGATTCTGGCAGAAGATGTTCCCAAGTACTTGGAGTATGCTGGTGAAAGAAATGACCCTGGTGGAATTGTTACTGGTTCTAGGCAGATCTATCTTACCTTTCCAGCTGAAAGTACCTTTACAGAGCAAGATGTTTCCAACTACTTCAG cAAATTTGGGCCTGTTCAAGATGTTAGGATTCCATGCCAACAGAAGAGGATGTTTGGATTTGTCACTTTTGTTTTCGTGGAGACTGTCAAGCAAATATTGGCAAAG GGAATCCTCATTTTGTATGCGGGGCTCGTGTTCTGGTGA
- the LOC131181331 gene encoding receptor-like protein 53, with product MGDSMRPEQYYRFTYYGQYDYSMIIYNKGLELEYRKIPDIITAIDFSFKKFEGEIPDIIGNLQRLYLLNLSNNLLNGHIPSSLANLKELECLGLSRNMLSGKLPPELSKLTFLSSFNVSYNQLEGPIPRGKRFDTFESNQCEGNRGLCGVPLKKKCENFEASPQERSNVVEDNDTGKLIIDNTIDGCYPKDESWKLVKGERGDCCSWDGVECDEETNHVISLDLSDSCLYGSINSNSTLFRLLQLQSLNLSYNNFNLSQIPSQIGRLSRLTRLNLSFSNLSGQIPQQIFNLSRLISLDLSSYYSTNLILDFKLKLHKPSFKDLVQHLTNLKVLHLSSINISSRLPNLKMLDLSYNRDLKGYLPPFQLKSPLKSLILSVTNFVGELPSSFGNLAYLEELDIHNCNFTGQLPYSFSNLSKLVHLDLSYNHLSFHSPSFSSLSWVGNLTKITTLGLAGFNLKGEVPSWLMNFTHLSGVFVSFNQLTGPIPSSLTKLSKLQILNFRNNQLYGQMPFQIYNLSSLTDLIFSSNELQGSIPSNVSLLKNLEVLDLHSNNLVGSVEMSAFSQLKKLRILTLSFNNLTLITKTSTNESIPNFRVLGLAFCNLTEFPRFLHNQDLLRFLDLSSNNIPDPTVLQWARIHTLDLRSNKLRGSFPLPPSSTSSYLISHNKLVGEVSAMLCNLSALETLDLSFNNLSGNPEDLRILILRSNSFYGVIDKPQTKGFSNLRIIDLSHNNFTGKLPSMYFKIWDAMKVIKIPDILTAIDFSYNKFEGEIPDIIGNIQGFYLLNLSNNFLNGHIPSSLSNLKALECLDLSRNMLSGKLPLELNKLTFLSSFNVSYNQLEGPIPRGKQFDTFESNQYEGNKGLCGVPLKKKCENSEAPPQEHSNVVEDDEIKFKVMIVLMGYGSGFIFGVVVGHKVTRKKYDWKAMNEKQEK from the exons ATGGGAGATAGTATGAGGCCAGAGCAGTACTACCGCTTTACATATTATGGTCAATATGATTACTCAATGATTATATATAACAAAGGATTGGAATTGGAATATAGAAAGATCCCAGATATTATAACTGCCATTGATTTCTCCTTCAAAAAATTTGAAGGAGAGATACCAGATATCATTGGGAATCTTCAAcgactttatttgcttaatctttCCAACAACTTGTTGAATGGTCATATACCATCATCTTTAGCAAATTTGAAAGAGTTAGAATGTTTGGGCCTATCAAGGAATATGCTGTCAGGAAAGTTACCCCCAGAACTAAGTAAGCTcaccttcctttcttcttttaatgTTTCTTATAATCAGCTTGAAGGACCCATTCCACGAGGGAAACGGTTTGATACATTTGAGAGCAATCAATGTGAGGGAAACAGGGGATTATGTGGAGTTCCTTTGAAaaagaaatgtgaaaattttgaGGCATCACCGCAAGAACGTTCAAATGTTGTAGAAGATAATGATACAG GAAAGCTTATCATCGATAATACCATTGATGGTTGTTATCCAAAGGATGAATCTTGGAAACTTGTCAAAGGAGAAAGAGGTGACTGCTGCTCATGGGATGGGGTGGAATGTGATGAGGAAACTAATCATGTTATTAGCCTTGACCTTTCTGATAGTTGTCTCTATGGCTCCATCAACTCCAACAGCACCCTCTTCCGCCTTCTTCAGCTTCAAAGCCTTAATCTTTCCTACAATAACTTCAACTTATCTCAAATACCATCCCAAATAGGCCGCCTCTCAAGGCTAACTCGTCTCAATCTCTCCTTTTCAAACCTTTCTGGCCAAATCCCACAACAAATTTTTAACTTATCCAGGTTGATTTCCCTCGATTTATCCAGTTATTACTCTACCAATTTGATACTTGATTTCAAATTGAAGCTCCACAAACCTAGTTTCAAAGATCTAGTTCAACACTTAACCAACTTGAAAGTACTTCACCTCTCATCCATTAACATTTCTTCAAGG CTTCCAAACTTAAAGATGCTTGATCTAAGCTACAACCGAGATCTAAAAGGTTATTTGCCCCCTTTCCAATTGAAAAGTCCCCTCAAATCATTGATCCTTTCTGTAACGAATTTTGTTGGAGAGTTACCTTCCTCGTTTGGAAACCTTGCCTACTTGGAAGAACTTGACATCCACAATTGCAATTTCACAGGCCAACTTCCATACTCATTCAGTAACCTTAGCAAGCTCGTTCATCTTGACTTATCATATAATCACTTGAGCTTTCATAGCCCAAGTTTTTCTTCATTGTCTTGGGTTGGCAATTTAACCAAGATCACTACTTTGGGACTTGCTGGTTTCAACTTGAAAGGTGAGGTCCCATCTTGGCTCATGAACTTTACTCATCTTTCCGGAGTATTTGTGAGCTTCAACCAACTCACTGGTCCTATCCCATCCAGCCTTACCAAATTGagcaaacttcaaattttaaatttccgGAACAACCAATTGTATGGTCAAATGCCATTCCAAATATACAATTTATCCTCACTAACCGACTTAATATTTTCATCAAATGAATTGCAAGGCTCAATTCCAAGCAATGTTTCTCTACTAAAAAATCTTGAAGTTCTTGACCTTCATTCAAACAACTTGGTTGGCTCAGTTGAGATGAGCGCATTCTCGCAGCTCAAAAAGTTGAGAATATTGACTTTATCATTTAATAACTTGACGTTGATCACCAAAACTAGTACAAATGAGAGTATTCCAAATTTTCGAGTGTTAGGATTAGCATTCTGCAATCTAACTGAGTTCCCCAGGTTCTTGCACAACCAAGATCTGTTGCGTTTTCTAGACCTCTCTTCCAACAACATACCGG ATCCAACCGTTCTTCAATGGGCTCGAATACACACGTTGGACCTCAGGTCTAATAAGCTCCGCGGATCTTTCCCACTTCCACCATCATCCACCTCTTCCTACCTAATTTCACACAAcaaattggtaggtgaagtttcaGCAATGCTTTGCAATTTAAGTGCTCTTGAAACTCTGGATTTGTCCTTCAACAATTTGAGTG GAAATCCTGAAGACTTGAGAATTCTCATTCTACGATCCAACAGTTTCTATGGTGTGATAGACAAACCACAAACCAAAGGATTCTCAAATCTTCGAATCATTGACTTATCTCACAACAATTTCACTGGAAAGTTGCCATCAATGTACTTTAAAATATGGGATGCCATGAAAGTTATAAAG ATCCCAGATATTTTAACTGCCATTGATTTCTCCTACAACAAATTTGAAGGAGAGATACCAGATATCATCGGGAATATTCAAGGGTTTTATTTGCTTAACCTTTCCAATAACTTTTTGAATGGTCATATACCATCATCTTTATCAAATTTGAAAGCATTAGAATGTTTGGACCTATCAAGGAACATGCTCTCAGGAAAGTTACCTCTAGAGCTAAATAAGCTCaccttcctttcttcctttaatGTTTCTTATAATCAGCTTGAAGGACCCATTCCACGAGGGAAACAATTCGATACATTTGAGAGCAATCAGTATGAGGGAAATAAGGGATTATGTGGAGTTCCTTTGAAaaagaaatgtgaaaattctgAGGCACCACCACAAGAGCATTCAAATGTTGTAGAAGatgatgaaattaaatttaaGGTGATGATAGTTTTGATGGGCTATGGAAGTGGATTCATATTTGGCGTGGTTGTTGGGCACAAAGTCACCAGAAAAAAATATGATTGGAAGGCAATGAATGAAAAGCAGGAGAAATAG
- the LOC110650658 gene encoding uncharacterized protein LOC110650658, which produces MEANIEEALRAKEIAEKRFAEKDFAGAKNYALKAKTLCPGLEGISQMVATFDVYIASEVTCNGEIDYYSVLGLKPSADRDAVKKQYRKMAVLLHPDKNKTVGADGAFKLVSEAWTMLSDNLKRSSYDLKRNKQMATCVVQTNLSSVHTAGVTGYNKFSNSSSSHGLDTFWTVCTSCKVQYEYLRKYVNKRLSCKNCRGTFIAVETGTAPVNGSFPYCPWSYVPGSGYGSHGYDGVPYVPTTATVFAGNGISGLHSGHGYEYVSNVSFQWSSFSGTSAAVVGHNGSSAVSTDAVYQVNGNATRARANFKSAANGKHSMKTAINNMNSNVSSSYNESSGAKAGRPDKKRKVVVGPSFKNEYEGKGLNSAPEVGLANGNASVEHSPKLSNPNEPPARRISIAPAFDARKLLIDKARTEIRKKLEEMRSAAAAVAVKEKAQDQSRTAAAAPKCDNSDVSGHQTKPTITEPISITVPDSDFHDFDKDRSEECFKPKQIWALYDEDDGMPRLYCLIRQVVSVKPFKILITYLNSKTDSEFGLVNWIYSGFTKSCGHFRAWNTDIVDQVNIFSHLLKGEKAGRGGCVRIYPKSGDIWAVYRNWSPDWSRSTPDHLRHQYEMVEVLDDYSDELGVCVTPLIKLAGFKTVYQRNTNKDAIRWIPRKEMLRFSHQVPSWSLEGEARNLPDKCWDLDPAATPDELLHAAEAKA; this is translated from the coding sequence ATGGAAGCCAATATAGAGGAGGCCCTTAGGGCAAAAGAGATTGCTGAGAAGCGATTCGCTGAAAAAGACTTTGCTGGTGCAAAGAATTATGCTTTAAAGGCAAAAACTCTGTGTCCTGGACTGGAGGGCATATCTCAGATGGTGGCCACTTTTGATGTTTATATTGCATCTGAGGTCACGTGCAATGGTGAAATTGATTATTACTCAGTTCTTGGATTGAAGCCTTCTGCAGACAGAGATGCAGTCAAAAAGCAGTATAGGAAAATGGCTGTGTTGCTTCACCCTGATAAGAATAAAACTGTGGGAGCTGATGGGGCATTTAAACTTGTATCTGAAGCATGGACCATGTTGTCGGATAATCTTAAGAGGAGCTCTTATGATCTCAAGAGAAACAAACAGATGGCAACTTGTGTTGTTCAGACAAACTTATCTTCAGTTCATACTGCTGGGGTCACAGGATATAACAAATTTTCCAATTCTTCAAGTTCTCATGGACTTGATACCTTTTGGACTGTTTGTACTTCTTGTAAAGTTCAATATGAGTATCTACGGAAGTATGTGAATAAGAGACTTTCATGTAAGAACTGTCGAGGTACTTTCATTGCTGTGGAAACTGGGACAGCTCCAGTTAATGGTTCTTTTCCTTACTGTCCGTGGTCGTATGTTCCTGGTAGTGGGTATGGAAGTCATGGATATGATGGAGTTCCATATGTCCCAACCACTGCTACTGTATTTGCAGGCAATGGGATTTCAGGATTACACAGTGGACATGGATATGAGTATGTTTCAAATGTGTCATTTCAGTGGAGCTCATTCTCTGGAACTTCTGCAGCAGTTGTGGGTCACAATGGATCATCCGCTGTATCCACTGATGCTGTTTATCAGGTTAATGGAAATGCTACACGTGCAAGAGCTAATTTTAAATCAGCAGCCAATGGAAAGCATTCAATGAAAACTGCCATCAATAACATGAATTCAAATGTCTCTTCTAGCTACAATGAATCTTCAGGTGCCAAGGCTGGTAGACCTGATAAGAAAAGGAAGGTTGTTGTTGGACCCAGCTTTAAGAATGAATATGAAGGAAAGGGATTGAATTCTGCTCCAGAAGTGGGATTGGCTAATGGAAATGCCAGCGTTGAGCACAGCCCCAAGCTTTCCAATCCAAATGAACCCCCAGCTAGACGCATCTCAATTGCACCTGCTTTTGATGCTAGGAAGTTGTTGATTGACAAGGCAAGGACTGAAATTCGTAAGAAATTAGAAGAGATGAGATCTGCTGCTGCAGCTGTGGCTGTGAAAGAGAAAGCACAAGATCAATCCAGAACGGCAGCAGCTGCTCCTAAATGTGATAATTCAGATGTTTCTGGCCATCAAACAAAGCCAACTATAACTGAGCCAATCTCAATAACAGtccctgattctgatttccatgaTTTTGACAAAGATAGATCAGAGGAATGCTTCAAGCCAAAGCAAATATGGGCTTTATATGATGAAGATGACGGCATGCCTCGCTTGTACTGTTTGATACGCCAGGTGGTCTCAGTTAAACCCTTCAAGATTCTCATCACTTACTTAAACTCTAAGACCGATAGTGAATTTGGGCTGGTGAATTGGATATATTCTGGGTTTACGAAATCTTGTGGGCACTTCAGAGCATGGAATACTGATATCGTTGATCAAGTGAACATTTTCTCTCATCTTTTGAAAGGGGAGAAAGCTGGGAGGGGTGGTTGTGTGCGGATATACCCCAAAAGTGGAGATATTTGGGCTGTTTATCGAAACTGGTCACCTGATTGGAGCAGATCAACCCCAGATCATTTAAGGCATCAATATGAGATGGTTGAGGTTCTTGATGATTACTCTGACGAGCTTGGAGTTTGTGTCACTCCGCTCATCAAATTGGCAGGTTTCAAGACAGTTTACCAGAGGAACACTAACAAGGATGCCATTAGATGGATTCCAAGGAAAGAGATGTTACGCTTTTCTCACCAGGTACCATCTTGGTCACTTGAAGGAGAAGCAAGGAATTTGCCAGATAAGTGTTGGGATCTAGACCCAGCTGCAACTCCAGATGAGCTGCTTCATGCTGCAGAAGCAAAGGCTTAG
- the LOC110650660 gene encoding F-box protein SNE — protein sequence MHHHHHHPHVSSPHATQKRLKFCINDHIDILIEILKRLDGRSLGVAACVCRLWCTIARNDSLWEDLCFRHVSPPPSGVRAVVVALGGYKRLYMVCVRPVLSRLGRRLRLGDSDRVGRVWTRDEVQLSLSLFCVDYYERLGRLGGGGGGSGGGGGGGDTSAASLMFLCKPVNV from the coding sequence atgcaccaccaccaccaccatccaCACGTTTCTTCACCGCACGCTACACAAAAGAGACTCAAGTTCTGCATCAACGACCACATCGACATTCTCATCGAAATACTCAAACGCCTCGATGGCCGCTCACTCGGTGTCGCCGCCTGCGTTTGTCGCCTCTGGTGCACTATTGCCCGCAATGACTCTCTTTGGGAGGACCTCTGCTTCCGCCATGTCTCTCCTCCACCTTCGGGCGTACGTGCCGTCGTTGTCGCTCTAGGCGGCTACAAGAGGCTCTACATGGTTTGTGTTCGTCCCGTACTGAGTCGACTCGGTCGGCGGTTGAGACTCGGTGACTCTGACCGGGTTGGGAGAGTATGGACTCGGGACGAGGTGCAACTCTCACTTTCTTTGTTCTGTGTTGATTATTATGAGAGGCTTGGGAGGCTTGGTGGCGGTGGTGGTGGCAGCGGCGGCGGCGGCGGGGGTGGTGATACATCTGCAGCGTCGCTCATGTTTCTGTGCAAGCCCGTGAACGTCTGA